GTCACAGCTCGGGTTCGGGCGCACGTCCTCGACGACGAAGGACCAGGCGACGCCGAGGAACCTGTTCGGGTTCAAGGACGGCACGAACAACATCAAGGCCGAGAACCCCGACGAGCTGCGCGACCACGTGTGGGTCCGCGACGGCGACGGTCCACAGTGGATGGCCGGGGGCACCTATCTGGTCGCGCGGCGGATCCGGATGCACATCGAGACCTGGGACCGGACCTCGCTCGCCGAGCAGGAGGCGATCGTCGGCAGGAAGAAGGGCTCCGGCGCCCCGCTCGGTCAGGCCGAGGAGTTCGACCCGGTCGACTTGCACGTGAAGGGCGCGGGCGGGGTGCCGTTGATCCCCGAGGACGCCCACGTGCGGCTCGCGGCGGCGGAGTCGCTCGGCGGGGTGAAGATCCTCCGCCGCGGCTACAATTTCACCGACGGCTCCGACGGCTTCGGCCACTTGGACGCGGGGCTGTTCTTCATCTGCTTCAACCGCGATCCGCGCAGGCAGTTCGTGCCCATGCAGCAGGCACTGTCCAGCAAGGACACAATGATGGAGTACTTGAAGCACAACGGTTCCGGGTTGTTCGCCTGCCCTCCGGGCGTGCGCCCCGGAGAATTCTGGGGACAGCGGCTGTTCTGAGTAACCAGTCTGGCTCGCTTCCCCTTCGAGAGGAGCCAGCTCATGGGCGCGCCCTACCCACCGATCGAGCCCTACGACCACGGCATGCTCGACGTCGGCGACGGGAATCGTGTCTACTGGGAGACCTGCGGGAACCCTGACGGCAAGCCCGCCGTCGTGATCCACGGCGGTCCGGGTTCCGGGTGCACGGCGAACCCACGGAAGAACTTCGACCCCGAGCGCTATCGGATAATCCTGTTCGACCAGCGCGGGTGCGGCCGAAGCCTGCCGCACGCCAGCGATCCGGCGACGGACATGAGCGTCAACACCACCGAGCACCTGATCGGTGACATGGAGAAGCTGCGCGAACACCTCGGCGTGGAGCGCTGGTTGCTCTACGGCGGTTCGTGGGGCGTGACGCTGGCGCTCGCGTACGCGCAGCGCTTCCCCGAGCGCGTGTCGGAGATGGTGCTGGTCGCGTTGAGCACGACCCGCCGCCACGAGCTGAACTGGCTCTACGGCGGGGTTCGCCGCTTCTTCCCCGAGGCGTACGAGCGCTTCCGCGACGCCGTTCCGGAGTCCGACCGCGATGGCGACCTGATCTCCGCCTACGCCCGCATGATGGAGGACCCCGACCCCGAGGTGCGCATCAAGGCCGCGCAGGAGTGGTGTCTCTGGGAGGACACCGTGCTCAGCCTGGAGCCCAACGGCTCAGCGAGCGCGTTCACGGGCCGTCCTTCGGACTCCACGCTCGCGCTGGTCCGGATCATCACGCACTACTACTCGAACGCGGGGTGGCTGGAGGAGGGCGCGCTCATCCGCGATGCCCACCGCCTCGAGGGAATCCCGGGAGTGCTGGTCCACGGCCGCCAGGACCTGAGCTGCCCGGCGGAGACGGCCTACGACCTCGCGGCCGCGTGGCCCGACGCCGAGCTGCACATCGTCGACGACGCCGGGCACAAGGGCGGCGGTGACATGCCCCAGCACCTGTTCACCGCCCTGGACCGCTTCGCCACCGCGTGACACAGCGGCGTCAGCCGGTGGTGGCCACGAGGGTCCCGTCCGAGGCGCGGACGCCGAAGCCGGCGATCTCGTCCGGCCGCAGTGCCACTGATCCCTTGAGGCGCACCGGCTTCTGACCACTACCGGCGATCCAGCTCAGCACGACGCGGGGGTCCTCGGATCTGGGGTAGGCCAGCAGCTCGCAGCGGCCCGTGGTCCCGGTCATCTCGACCTCGACGTCGACCTCCGTTCCCCAGCCGACGCCGCGCGTGGTCACGCGCAGCGTCGGCTGGCTCCGTAGAGCGGCGCCGGTCAGCGGCTGGACCGAGGGGTCCGGGCCGAGCGCCACCGCGGGAACGCCGGTCTCCAACTGCGGCTCCCGGCCCGTCAGGGTGGCGATGACCAGCAGGACCACCCCCGCTGCCATCCCGCCGAGGACGCTGAGCACCCGGCGCGGTTTCGTCGTCTCGAAGAGGCCGAGCCGACCGGCCCGGCGCAGGACCGCCGCGACCTCGACGATGTCGGCGACCTCGCCCTGGCAGGCCGCGCAGCGGATCAGGTGGCGCTCGAAGGCGTCGTTGGCCTTGTCGTCCAAGGCTCCCAGCGCGTAGGCGGCCACGTCCTCGTGCGCCGGATCGGTGCCCACGTCACTGCTTCCAGTCGCGCAGTGCCCGGCGGATGACGCGGGTCGCCTTGTGCAGCCGGGACTTCACCGTGCCGACCGGGATGCCCAGCACCTCGGCGGCCTCGCGGGCCGTGCGGCCGCACACGTAGGTCGCGTAGACGGCGGCGCGGTGCTCGGCGGAGAGCTTGCCCAGCACTTGCTCGATCACCATGGCGGACAAGGAGTGCTCCGCCTCATCCTTCGGCTCGGCGACGTCGGAGTCGGTCAGCTCGACCTCCTGCGGCCGCGCGCTGCGGTTGCGCCAGCCGTCGATCACGATCCTGCGTGCCACCGTGAACAGCCAGCCGCGCAGCATGTCCGGCTCGCGGACCAGGCTCGTCGAGTTCTGCCAGGCCCGGATCAGCGTCTCTTGGACGACGTCCTCCGACCACTGACGGTCCTGGTTGGTCAGCTGCATCACGTGCGCGAACACCATCGGTTCGAAGCGCTTGTACAGCATGACCATCAGTTCGTCGTCGTACTCGGCATGACAGTTCCCTCGCAGTGCCTTCATCGAGCACGCAACCTCCTGCAATCAACTATCACGAGCAGGTAAAACCAGCTCCTCGCGCATGCCCCGACCTCAACGAGGACCGGGAAATGGCTATCACAACGATCTTCCAAACACCACACCCAAGCGGCGTTTGCCCAGGCACGTGGGCAAGTACGCAGGTCAAGGAGATATGGTTCACAAAGGTTTTGTGATCCACGTCACCACCGGATCGAAAACCATTCCGGTCCGCCCGGACGTACTCCTGACAACGGCCCGCATTGCGCGGCCGAATTATGATCCAGGAAAGGAAAAGGATGTCCACCGATCGATTGGCGCGCGTTAACACCGCCTTAGCTGCGAAAATGCCGTCGCCGGACGCCCCCGCCCCCGGTGGTTACGGGTACTGACCGGTGCGCCTGCTCGCCCTGATCGCCCTGCTGCTCGGCTTCTGCTTGTGCGGCAATGCATTGGCGACCGCTCAGGCACTGGAGCCCAGCGACCGGGAGCTGCTGGAGAAGGTCCGGCTCGCCGGGCTCTGGGAAATCCCCACCGGCCACCAGGCCGCCGAGCGCGGCGAATCCGAGCGCGTCCGCGACGTCGGGAAGCACATCGCCGAAGACCACGTGGTGCTGGACGATGACGTGCGACGCGTCGCCGAGCAGCTCGGCGTCCCACTGCCGGACCGGCCCAACGCCGACCAACAGGCATGGATGGCCGAGATCGCCTCCAAGACCGGATCGGAATACGACCGCACCTTCGCCAACCGCCTCCGCGCCGCACACGGAACCGTGTTCGGCCTCGTCGCGAAGGTCCGGTCCGGTACCCGCAACGACGCGGTGCGGGCATTCGCCCAGCGCGCGGTGAACGCGGTTATGCGACATATGACCTTGTTGGAGAGCACCGGACTCGTCCAGGCCGATTCCCTTGCTGTACAAGCGAAAGCATCCACAACCCGCAATTCGATCTCCGCTGGGCACCTGCTCAGCAGTGTCCTTTTAGGACTGATTGCGGCCGGGCTCACGCTCGGGCTCATCAGGAACTTCAGCACATCGGAGGGCTGACATGACACGAACACGGCACCGGATGCCGAAACCCGTGCGGCTGCTGGCGATCGCGGCGAGCCTGCTCACGGTGGGCGGCACCGTGATCGGCATCAGCGTGGCGACAGCGCACGAGGGTGAACCGGTCGACCGGCGGAACTTCATCGACATCACCAAGGTGCAGGGCGTCGTTGCCGAGCCACCGGCCGGACGGAACGCCTCGCGCGGCACGTTCACCTCGGAGTGCGGACGCAACGAGAACGAGCACCGCAACCCGGACAACTTCATCGTCACACCAGGGGTTCGGAACGGAGCGCACCACACCCACGACTACGTCGGCAACCTCTCGACGAATGCCGACTCCACCAACGGGAGCCTCAGCCGCGCCGGCACCACCTGTCGCAACGGAGACAAGTCCACGTACTTCTGGCCCGTGCTCAGGCAGATCGGCAACAACAACGCACGACGGGGAGGGCAGGACAGCAACAACGCACGACGCAGCGACCAAGGCGGAGCACGAGACGGCAACGTCGGAACGATCCTGACACCGAGCCTCGTCCGCCTGGAGTTCCGGGGCAACCCGAGGGAAAAGGTCACCGCGATGCCCCGGTTCCTCCGCACGATCACCGGGGACGCGCAGGCCGCGACCAACGGCGACGAGAACGCGCGGGCCTCCTGGACCTGCACTGACGCCCCGGAAAAGCGCACAACCAAGTATCCGTTGTGCTCCACCGGTGGTCAGGTGATGCGGGTGATGGACTTCCCGAGTTGCTGGGACGGCCGCAACGTGGACAGTCAGGACCACCGCAGCCACTTGGTTTTCCCCGGGCGCAACGGTAACTGTCCACAAGGGACGCAAGCGGTGCCGCAGCTGCGCATGACGCTGACCTACGACGTCGCACCGCGACCGACGTTCGCCGTGGACAGCTTCCCGGAGCAGGAACACAACCCGATCACCGATCACGCGGATTTCGCCAACGTCATGCCGGAGCAGCTGATGGACCGCGCGGTCGCGTGCATCAACGAGGGCCGGAACTGCACGTGATCACGACGGAGGCCGCGTAACCCATGTCTGCCAACACGTTCTCGCTGGCCGCGACGGCGCGCGACGGCGGCATCCGGGAGATGGCCGCGCTGTCGGCGCATGTGGCCTACGCGCTGATGTGCCTCACGTTGTGCTGGGGAGTCCTGACCGCGACCGGCTGGGTTCGCAAGCTCACCGGACAGCAGGCCCTCCGCAGCGGTCACGTCATGCTCGCGGCGGGCACGATCGCGGCGGGTGCCACCCACGGCAGCGCGTTCCTGTTGCTCGACGAGAACGCCTTCGGCCTGATCCAGCTGACGGTTCCGTTCCTCGGTGGCGCCGCACCACGGCACTCGCTCGGGATCATCGCGCTCGAACTCATGATCGCGATCGCGATCACAGCGGGCCTGCGGCGGTGGGTGATGTACCGGAACTGGTTGCGGTTCCACCAACTCGCCTATGTCGCGCTCGGCCTCGGTGCTGTGCACTCCTGGCTCGGCGCGGTCGCCAACGGGCACCTCGCGGTGGTGTGGCTGGCCGGAGTGACGCTGCTGGTGCCCGCGATCACCCTTACCGTGCTGCGGCTCCTGCCGCCCGACCGGCTCGTCCGCATCGGGCTGATCGGCGCGACACCGATCGGGCCATCCGAAAAGGCGACTCCGATGACACGGCTGCGGGTGAGCGTGGACAACCAACGCTGCCGCCGTTATGGGATCTGCCAGGCGGAAGCGCCTCAGGTCTTCGAACTCGTCACGGACGGACGCCTGCAGTACAACCGCACCCCGGCTCCCGAGCAGGCCGGCAACGCACAGGCCGCGGCGCGTGCGTGTCCCATGCAGGCGATCCAACTCCGTGGAGCTCGACGGTGAACCGAACGGAACGAATCGTGATCGCGGGCACCGGCCTCGCGGCGCTCCGCGCCGCGGAACGGTTGCGGGAACTGGGTTTTCCCGGCGAGATCATGCTGATCGGCGCGGAGCCGCACTGGCCGTACCACCGCCCGGCGTTGTGCAAGCAACTCCTGGTCGGTGGCACGCCGAGAGATTTCCGTCTCGTCGCGTACGGGGCCCTGGACGCGGTGTGGCGGCTCGGGACCACCGTCCGCGCGCTCGACCCGAAACGCCGGGTCGTCCAACTGCCGGGCGGTGAGGAGATCCGCTACGACGGGTTGATCATCGCGACCGGGGTCGAGGCGAGGCGATTGCCGGGTGTTCCGTACGACAACCCGCGAGTCTCCCTCATGCGAACGCTGTCCGACTCCCTCGCACTGCAACGGGCGATCGGCACCGGACGAGGCCCGGTCGTGGTGGTCGGCGGTGGCTTCACCGGCTGTGAACTCGCGTCGAGCCTGCGTGAGCTCAACCGCGACGTCACCGTCGTCGCCAGGACCGCTCCCCTGCTCGGCGCGGCACTCGGGCGGGGTCTCGGCGAGCGGCTGACGGAGCTGCACCGGGCTCAGGGGGTCGACATCGCCTTCGGAGCGAAGGTGCAGCACTGGGCGTCGCAAGTGGACGGTATCGGCGTCTACCTGTCCACCGGCAAGATCATCACCGCCGCGGCCGTCGTGATCGCGGTGGGGTCGGTGCCGTGCGTCAGCTGGCTGCACGGCTCCGGGCTCGTGCTGGAGGACGGCGTGCTCTGCGATTCGAGCTGCCATGCGCTCGGCGCGGAGGACGTGGTGGCGGCGGGAGACGTCGCTCGCTGGCCCAATCTCCGCTTCGACACCACGCCCAGGCGGGTCGAACACTGGATCAACGCCGTGGAGATGGCGCGAGCCGCTGCGGAGAACCTGTTGGCGGGGAAGGAGAACTCGCGCCCTTTCACCCCGGTTCCGCGCTTCTGGTCGGAGCAGCACGGACTGCGCCTGCAGGCCGCCGGCATGCCGCACCTCGGCACGGACACCGTGACGCTCGGGCCGCCCGGCGACGGCCATCGCGGTGTCACCGGCCACGTGCGCGACGGCCGGCTGCTCGGTGTCGTCGGCGTCGACAGCCCGGTGGCGATGATCGCGTGGACCAAGGAACTGGAAAAGCAAAGCCCAGCAAAGGAAACAGTACCCAGCACCGATGTGAAGAGGAGACAATTCCAATGAGGAACAACGTGATCGCGATCGCCGTGGCAGCCGGACTGCTCGCGGCCGGGGCAGTCACCTGGCTGGGCACGGCCCAGGAAAAGCAGGCGAACCCCGAGGTCGTCGCCCAGGTTCCCGATCGGGCGGTGCGGGCTCCCGTGCTGGCGGCGGAAGGGAGCGCCGTCCCAGGCACAGGCACGAAGCTCCGCGCGGTCGAGCTGCCGAAGATGGGCAAGGCGGTGGTCGACGCGAACGGGGCGATCCTCTACCGCTTCGACAAGGACTCGGCGAAACCGCCGAAGTCCAACTGCGAGAACGACTGCGCGCAGAAGTGGCCGCCGGTGCTCACTGAGGGAACACCGAGCATCGAAGGCGCGGACAGCAAACTGGTCGGCACGGTCGCACGAGCCGACGGGTCGAAACAGGTGACGCTCGCGGGCTGGCCGCTCTACCGGTACTCCGGGGACGCCAAGCCGGGGCAGTGGAAGGGCCAGGGCGTCGGCGGGACCTGGTTCGTCGTGGCCCCGGACGGCACGAAGAACCTCAGCTGCCTGCCGACGACGACCGCGGCCCCGACCACGACCGCGGCGAGCGGCGGCTACTGACCCCCCTGGCTCCGGGCGCCCCTGCTACGTCCGGAGAAAGCGCCTTGGGGCGGCGGGATCGCACGTCCCGCCGCCCCGAGGAGGCTCACGACAGGGGCGGCAGCTCCGGCAGCGTCGCCGCGGGGGTCTCCGCGAGCGATTCCAGTGCGATGCGGATCGCCGTGTCCAGCTGCGGATCGCGGTCGTTGGCCCAGTCCTGCGGGGTCATCACGACCTCGACGTCCGGGTCGACGCCGTGGTTCTCCATGCCCCACTCCACGCCCTTGATCCACGTGGCGTAGCGGGGCTGGGTGACCAGCGTGCCGTCGACGAGGCGGTAGCGGGAGTCGATGCCCACGGTGCCGCCCCAGGTGCGCACGCCCACCACGGGCCCGACGCCCATGGCCTTGGCGGCGGCGTTGACGATGTCGCCGTCGGAGCCGGAGAACTCGTTGGCCACCACCACGACGGGGCCGCGCGGGGCGTGCAGCGGGTACGTGCGCGGGTGGAAGCCGTCGCGGCCGACCTGCCAGCCCACCACGCGCCGGGCCAGTTTTTCCACCACCAGCTGGGAAAGGTGGCCGCCGCGGTTCTCCCGGACGTCGGCGATGACCGCTTCGCGGGCCATCTCCACCCGGAGGTCCCGGTGCAGCTCCGCCCAGCCCGGCCCCATCATGTCCGGGACGTGCACGTAGCCGATCCGCCCCTCGCCCACTCTGTCCACATAGGACCTACGATCGGCCACCCACGCCTGGTAGCGCAGGGCTTCCTCGGAGCCGAGCGGTACCACGACCACGCGTCGCGACTCCCCGCCGTCACGCGGGCCGACGGTCAGCTCGATCGCGGTGTCCACGGTGCCCGCCAGCAGCGGTCCCGGTCCCACCTCGGGGTCCACCGGGCGCCCGTTCACCGCGAGCAGCGCGTCGCCCTCGCGCACCCCGACGCCCGGCGCCTCCAACGGAGAACGCGCGTCGGGCACGGAGGACTCGCCCGGCAGGATCCGGCGGATGCGCCACACCCCCGCCTCGTCGCGGGCGATGTCCGCGCCCAGCATGCCCATCCGCCGCGCCGCGGCACCGGGTCGCGCGGGCGGGCTCACGTACGCGTGCGAGGCGCCCAGCTCCGCCTGGACCTCCCAGAGCAGGTCGACGAAGTCGTCATGGCTGCCCAGCCGCTCCAGCAGCGGCTCGTACCGGTCGAGCACGCCCGCCCAGTCGACACCGCTCATGTCCGCGCGCCAGTAGTGGTCGCGCATGAGGCGACCGTTCTCGCGGAACGCCTGGCGCCACTCCGCGCCCGGGTCGATGACGACGCGCACCCGGGACAGGTCGACGTCGATCTGGTCGTCGCCCGCGTCGCCGTTGGACTTCGCCTTGCGGTCCGCGGGCAGCACGCGCAGACCACCGTTGTCGCGCACCACGATCCGCTTGCCGTCACCGCTGACCCGGTAGCCGTCCAGGTCCTCGACCAGCTCCTCGACGGAGCGCTTCTCCAGGTCGAAGTACTCCAGCACGGTCGACTGGCCGTCGACTCCGCTCGCGCCGTCCTCGTCGAGCACGCCGTTGATCGGATCGCGCAGCCACAGCAGGCCGCCCTCGGCGGCGCTCAGCTGGTAGTAGCGGGCGATCGGCACCGGGAAGCCGACCACGCGGGCGGAGAGGCCCTCGATGTCGACGGTGACCGTGACCGTGCTGTCGTCCTTCTTCCGGTCCGGCTCGTCGTCGGCGTCCGGCGTGAACGGGCGCCCGTCCAGCTGCGGCCCGAAGGGCGAGCGGGTGCCCACCGCGAGCGGGACCAGGTACGGCCGCCCGCCGTTGGCGAAGGACATGTCGAAGACGTGCTCGTCGTAGATCGGGTCGAAGTTCCGCTTCGACAGGAACGCCAGGTGCTTGCCGTCGGAGGTGAACGCCGGGGAGTAGTCGACGAAGCGCAGCGGGGTGACGTCCACAGTGGACAGATCGTCCACCCGGGCCAGCCGGATCTGGCTCAGCGGCCAGGCACCCGGGTGCGACCACGCCAGCCACTCGGAGTCCGGCGAGAAGACCGCGCCGGTCGGGTCGCCCTCCCCGCCGGAGGCCAGCTCGCGCAGGTCACCGCTGTCCACGTCGACCAGCACGAGCCTGCGGTCGTGCGTGGTGGCGGCGATGGTCCCGCCGTCCGGTGACACCGTCAGCTCCAGCACCCGGCCGAGCTGCCCGGAAGCCAGCCTGCGCGGGGACACCCCGGCGGCGCGGCCCGCGACCGGGCTGATCTCCAACGCGTCCTCGCCGTCCGCGTCGGTCACCCAGACAACGCGGTCCTCGCCGAGCGGCCGCGGCAACCGGCCGCGCACTCCCGGTTCGGCGGCCAGCGCGCGCACCGGCCCGTCCCGGTGGGTCAGCCAGTGCACTGTGCCGCGCACCTCGATCGCGCTGGCCCGGCCCGTCCGGTCGGGAACCGCGGCGCCCAGGTGCTTCCCGGTGGGCACCGGCATCGGTTGGCGGAACGGCCTCGGCCCGGTCAGCCGCACGTCGAGCTTCCTCGGCTCCGCGTCCAGGCTGTCGAGCAGCCACAGCGAGCCACCGCTCTGGTAGACCACGCGCGAGCCGTCCGTGCTGGCGTGCCTGGCGAAGAAGTCCTCGTGCGAGGAGTGCCGCCGCACGTCGGAGCCGTCCTGGGCGCACGAGTAGACGTTGCCGACGCCTTCGTGGTCGGAGATGAAGACGATCCGGCCGTCCACCCACAGCGGCCGGACGATGGAGGACCGCAGCTCCGGCAGGATGTGCGCGAACTCCCCGGTTCCGCTCGCGTCGACCCAGAGCTTGCCCGCGGTGCCGCCGCGGTAGCGCTTCCACCACGCGGGCTCCGGATTGGCCGCCGAGCTGAGCACGACCGTGCCGTCCTCGGCGATGTCGAGGCCGCTCACCGGGCCGTAGGGCAACCGGGTCGCCGGGCCACCGTCCACGGGCACGGCGCGCGCCCACGTGTGCCGGACGCTCTGTTCGCCGACCGCGCTGAGCGCGAGGACGTCGCCGTCCGCGGTCCAGCCCAGCACGTTGGTCTTGAGATTGCCCCAGTACGTCAACCGCCTGCCCAGTCCACCGGCCACCGGCACGACGTGGACCTCGGGAGCGCCGTTGAGTCTGCTGGCCCAGGCGAGCTGCTCGCCATCGGCGGAGAAACGGGGATTGGCCGCGGGGACACCGTCCGCGGTGACCCGCCAGGCCCGGCCACCGTCGAGCGGGGCCAGCCAGACGTCGTCCTCGGCGACGAAGGTCACCAGATCGGCGTGCACGTGCGGAAAGCGCAGGTACCCATCAGTCACCGCACCGACGTTAGTCCCTGCCCCCGTTACCCGGTCGTGAACGGACCCGCGCTCTCTTCACTCTTCAACAGCGACTGAAGTCCCCAATGACTCATTCAGGTACTCAGACGCACTGAATGACTCGTTCAGGTGGTTGGAGGGCGGCCGGGCCAGTGTGCGCGCCAGCCGTCGGGACCCATGGTCGCGGGGTCGAGTCCGGCGGCCCTGGCGGAGCGCTCGGCGGCGCGGACGTCCTCCGCGTAGCGCCTGGCGACCACCCGCAGCTCGTTCTCCGGGTCCTCGCCCGCGAGCTTGGCCAGCGCGGCCACCACGAACAGCGTCGCCCCGGTGCCGTCACCGTCGGGCAGCAGGTCGGCGGGGAAACCCGCGCGCGCCGTCCGCTGGGCGAGCTTGGCCGCGAGCGCCACCGCGGGCTGCCCGAGCGCCACACCGTCCACAGTGGACTCTCGGCGCTTCTCGGCCTGCTTCAGCTCCTCCCAGCGCACTTCCTGGGTCTCGGCGTCGCGGACGGCCGGGTCACCGCCCGCGAAGACGTGCGGGTGCCTGCCGACGAGCTTCGCGACGAGGTCTCCGGCGACCTCGTCGACGGAGAACGGGTCGGCGGGGTCCTCGGCGGCGACCCTGGCGTGGAAGAGCACCTGCAGCAGCACGTCACCGAGCTCTTCGCGCAGCGCCTGCCGGTCGCCGTCCTCGATGGCCTCCAGCAGCTCGTAGGTCTCCTCGACGAGGTACTGGCGGAGCGAGTCATGGGTCTGCTTGGCGTCCCACGGGCACCCACCCGGTGAGCGCAGCCGGTCCATCACCTCGGCGGCCTCGACCAGCGCCGCCCCCGCGGGCTCCGGCGTGCCGAACACGCGCGCACCCGCCTCGTGCAGCGCGGCGGCCGCCGGGTCGGTCAGCGCGGTGGCGATCAGCACGACCGGTTCGGCGGCAGCGCGGCGCAGCAGCTCGGCCGGGTCGGGCGCCGCCTCCGCTCCCGCCTCCGCCGGGGCGCCGGGGGCCGCGTAGACCGCGTTGGCGGCACGCAGGAACGGCAGCGCTGCGGCGGGCAGGACGGGGCCGAGGCGCGGGCTGAGCAGGACGACGGCGCAGCCCGCGGCGAGCGAGGACGTCACGACCGGGGCACGACGGCCTTGAGCTGGACAGCGGCCTGCTCCTGCGAGTTGGGCACGAGCTGCTTGCCCGCCGGGTCCCAGACGCCGTAGCGGGGGCTGACCCGCATGCCGATCTCGTCCGCGTAGAGCGAGGCCATGCTCAGGCCGAGAACCCGGTTCAGGGCGGCCTGGGTCGCGGCGTTGGTCTGGGCGGGGGCGCTGGTGGCGTTGGTGTCGCGCTTGTGCACGTACGCGGCGACCCACTGCGCGGTCGGCGTCGTCTGCTGCTCCATCTGACCGGACTCGTCGGCGACCGGGAAGACCACGACGGTGTCGGACGCCGTCGCGAACACCGCGCTCTGCGCGAGCTTGGGGCTGGCCTGCGAGAA
The window above is part of the Allokutzneria albata genome. Proteins encoded here:
- a CDS encoding S41 family peptidase, which translates into the protein MTDGYLRFPHVHADLVTFVAEDDVWLAPLDGGRAWRVTADGVPAANPRFSADGEQLAWASRLNGAPEVHVVPVAGGLGRRLTYWGNLKTNVLGWTADGDVLALSAVGEQSVRHTWARAVPVDGGPATRLPYGPVSGLDIAEDGTVVLSSAANPEPAWWKRYRGGTAGKLWVDASGTGEFAHILPELRSSIVRPLWVDGRIVFISDHEGVGNVYSCAQDGSDVRRHSSHEDFFARHASTDGSRVVYQSGGSLWLLDSLDAEPRKLDVRLTGPRPFRQPMPVPTGKHLGAAVPDRTGRASAIEVRGTVHWLTHRDGPVRALAAEPGVRGRLPRPLGEDRVVWVTDADGEDALEISPVAGRAAGVSPRRLASGQLGRVLELTVSPDGGTIAATTHDRRLVLVDVDSGDLRELASGGEGDPTGAVFSPDSEWLAWSHPGAWPLSQIRLARVDDLSTVDVTPLRFVDYSPAFTSDGKHLAFLSKRNFDPIYDEHVFDMSFANGGRPYLVPLAVGTRSPFGPQLDGRPFTPDADDEPDRKKDDSTVTVTVDIEGLSARVVGFPVPIARYYQLSAAEGGLLWLRDPINGVLDEDGASGVDGQSTVLEYFDLEKRSVEELVEDLDGYRVSGDGKRIVVRDNGGLRVLPADRKAKSNGDAGDDQIDVDLSRVRVVIDPGAEWRQAFRENGRLMRDHYWRADMSGVDWAGVLDRYEPLLERLGSHDDFVDLLWEVQAELGASHAYVSPPARPGAAARRMGMLGADIARDEAGVWRIRRILPGESSVPDARSPLEAPGVGVREGDALLAVNGRPVDPEVGPGPLLAGTVDTAIELTVGPRDGGESRRVVVVPLGSEEALRYQAWVADRRSYVDRVGEGRIGYVHVPDMMGPGWAELHRDLRVEMAREAVIADVRENRGGHLSQLVVEKLARRVVGWQVGRDGFHPRTYPLHAPRGPVVVVANEFSGSDGDIVNAAAKAMGVGPVVGVRTWGGTVGIDSRYRLVDGTLVTQPRYATWIKGVEWGMENHGVDPDVEVVMTPQDWANDRDPQLDTAIRIALESLAETPAATLPELPPLS
- a CDS encoding MazG family protein, coding for MTSSLAAGCAVVLLSPRLGPVLPAAALPFLRAANAVYAAPGAPAEAGAEAAPDPAELLRRAAAEPVVLIATALTDPAAAALHEAGARVFGTPEPAGAALVEAAEVMDRLRSPGGCPWDAKQTHDSLRQYLVEETYELLEAIEDGDRQALREELGDVLLQVLFHARVAAEDPADPFSVDEVAGDLVAKLVGRHPHVFAGGDPAVRDAETQEVRWEELKQAEKRRESTVDGVALGQPAVALAAKLAQRTARAGFPADLLPDGDGTGATLFVVAALAKLAGEDPENELRVVARRYAEDVRAAERSARAAGLDPATMGPDGWRAHWPGRPPTT